In Symmachiella dynata, the following are encoded in one genomic region:
- a CDS encoding SDR family NAD(P)-dependent oxidoreductase, translated as MTLADDAESATDPEPTHDAMVEAIAVLEQLAADRGLLERLSQEEMHRLMRAAEGVAVPDRVSRMKLRRAIQKREKAALAEQKAADESLLAQTGIRKQFAPKRIKQACAPAPFEPEPPPANTQPDDQFGPRLQVARSCYICKRDYDRVHQFYDSMCPDCASLNWTKRNQTADLSGRYALLTGGRVKIGFQAALKLLRAGAYVVVTTRFPRDASQRFLDEADSGDWKDRLQLYGIDLRHTPSVELLAEHLVATLPRLDFLLNNACQTVRRPPGFYAHLMEGETRSLESLPAAAEPLLKSYEQLRGQGLISPTNGKTLPAQVRDSLAGIQRAAELSQIPLAPGDHAGGAEIFPTGQYDHDLQQVDLRSINSWRLPLADVPTVELLEVHLVNAVAPFILNARLKPLMVRVPTRDKHIVNVSAMEGIFYRAYKTDKHPHTNMAKAALNMMTRTSAQDYVADGIHMNSVDTGWITDEDPADIAERKREELGFHPPLDTIDAAARICDPIFAGMLSGEHLWGNFLKDYQVANW; from the coding sequence ATGACCTTGGCAGACGATGCGGAATCCGCGACTGACCCTGAACCCACCCATGACGCCATGGTCGAGGCCATTGCGGTCCTCGAACAATTGGCGGCCGATCGTGGATTGCTGGAACGTTTGTCTCAGGAGGAGATGCATCGCTTGATGCGGGCGGCCGAGGGCGTGGCGGTGCCGGACCGTGTTTCCCGCATGAAACTGCGGCGAGCGATCCAAAAACGCGAAAAAGCAGCATTGGCTGAGCAGAAGGCGGCGGACGAATCGCTGCTGGCCCAGACCGGGATCCGTAAGCAATTCGCTCCCAAACGCATCAAACAGGCCTGCGCCCCGGCCCCCTTCGAACCGGAGCCACCCCCGGCCAACACGCAACCCGACGACCAATTCGGCCCTCGCCTGCAGGTCGCCCGCAGTTGTTATATCTGCAAACGGGACTACGACCGCGTGCATCAGTTCTATGACTCGATGTGCCCCGATTGTGCGTCGCTCAACTGGACCAAACGGAACCAAACGGCCGATTTGTCCGGGCGATATGCACTGCTGACCGGCGGCCGTGTGAAAATCGGTTTTCAGGCTGCTCTGAAGTTGCTCCGCGCCGGGGCTTATGTGGTCGTCACGACCCGTTTTCCCCGTGATGCCTCGCAACGATTTCTTGACGAAGCGGATAGCGGGGACTGGAAGGACCGGCTGCAATTGTACGGCATCGACTTGCGGCACACGCCGAGCGTCGAGTTGCTGGCCGAACATCTGGTCGCCACGTTGCCGCGACTCGATTTTCTATTGAACAACGCCTGCCAAACCGTCCGCCGTCCCCCCGGGTTTTATGCGCATCTGATGGAGGGGGAAACACGGTCGTTGGAGTCACTGCCGGCCGCAGCGGAACCGTTGTTGAAATCGTATGAGCAATTACGGGGCCAAGGTCTGATCAGCCCCACCAATGGAAAGACCTTACCCGCCCAGGTCCGCGATAGTCTGGCTGGGATCCAACGTGCAGCGGAGTTATCGCAAATTCCGTTGGCTCCCGGTGACCATGCTGGCGGAGCGGAGATTTTTCCCACCGGGCAATACGATCATGATCTGCAACAAGTCGACCTGCGATCGATCAACAGTTGGCGATTACCGTTGGCCGATGTGCCGACGGTCGAATTGTTAGAAGTGCATTTGGTGAATGCGGTGGCGCCGTTCATCCTCAATGCCCGCCTAAAACCGCTGATGGTCCGCGTCCCGACGCGTGACAAACACATTGTGAACGTCTCGGCCATGGAGGGAATTTTTTACCGAGCGTATAAAACCGACAAACATCCGCACACCAACATGGCCAAAGCAGCGCTGAACATGATGACGCGGACCTCCGCCCAGGATTACGTCGCCGACGGCATTCACATGAACAGCGTCGACACCGGTTGGATCACCGACGAAGACCCGGCCGACATCGCCGAGCGCAAACGCGAAGAACTCGGCTTCCACCCCCCACTGGACACCATCGACGCCGCCGCCCGCATCTGCGACCCCATCTTCGCCGGAATGCTCAGCGGCGAACATCTGTGGGGGAATTTTTTGAAGGATTATCAGGTCGCGAATTGGTGA
- the tnpA gene encoding IS200/IS605 family transposase, with protein MPQSLTKLYAHLVFSTKNRHPFLDVQIRPRVHAYLATTVRSLDSSYVVVGGVADHVHILFEMGKMRTPVEIVEQVKRESSKFMKTLGPQYGQFYWQRGYAMFSVSPTHLGDAETYVRNQEEHHRTKTFQEEFREFLNRYNMEFDERYVWD; from the coding sequence ATGCCTCAGTCGCTCACCAAGTTGTATGCCCATTTGGTTTTCAGCACCAAAAATCGGCACCCATTTCTCGATGTCCAGATACGGCCTCGCGTCCATGCTTATTTGGCGACGACGGTGCGTAGTCTGGATTCCTCCTATGTGGTTGTCGGTGGAGTAGCCGACCATGTGCACATTTTGTTCGAGATGGGCAAAATGCGAACTCCCGTTGAAATCGTAGAGCAGGTCAAACGCGAATCATCCAAGTTCATGAAGACGCTCGGTCCACAATACGGCCAATTCTATTGGCAGCGCGGCTATGCAATGTTCTCAGTGAGCCCCACTCATCTTGGTGATGCGGAAACTTATGTTCGCAATCAGGAAGAGCATCATCGGACCAAGACATTTCAGGAAGAGTTTCGCGAATTCTTGAATCGCTACAATATGGAATTTGACGAACGGTATGTTTGGGATTGA
- a CDS encoding sugar phosphate isomerase/epimerase family protein produces MKIAFSTLGTPQWSWEQLLERGKAYGYSGVEIRLLEGETDLLARAEFQPEQLPVRRAELAAAEFQVCGLASSVRFDDPDPAQREQQLEIGRAYIDLAAALGAEFVRVFGDTLPPVEDEAGRATVIAQVAAGITALADYGIEQKVQVLIETHGDFSDSHAMQAMMEQVESDNAGVLWDTHHPWRFYEEPLSETFARLKPWVRHTHWKDSVVRPEAVSDAETDAAAQAAHALMSGHRHADYVLFGGGGFPALNAMQLLQWSAYDGWYSLEWEKAWHPEIEDPEIALPLFPDKIRLLASQCRS; encoded by the coding sequence ATGAAGATCGCATTTTCGACATTGGGGACACCGCAATGGAGTTGGGAGCAACTGCTCGAGCGGGGTAAAGCCTACGGGTATTCCGGAGTGGAGATTCGTCTGTTGGAGGGGGAGACCGACTTATTGGCTCGTGCGGAATTTCAGCCGGAGCAGTTGCCGGTGCGGCGCGCGGAATTGGCGGCGGCCGAGTTTCAGGTGTGCGGACTAGCCTCGTCGGTACGTTTCGACGATCCCGATCCCGCGCAGCGTGAACAGCAACTGGAAATCGGCCGGGCCTATATCGACTTGGCCGCTGCGTTGGGAGCGGAGTTCGTGCGGGTCTTCGGCGATACCTTGCCCCCTGTCGAGGACGAAGCGGGGCGTGCGACGGTCATTGCGCAGGTGGCTGCGGGGATCACAGCGCTGGCCGACTATGGAATCGAGCAGAAGGTCCAAGTGCTGATCGAGACGCACGGCGATTTTTCTGATTCGCATGCGATGCAGGCGATGATGGAGCAAGTCGAGAGCGACAACGCGGGCGTGCTGTGGGATACGCATCATCCCTGGCGGTTTTACGAGGAACCGCTCTCAGAGACTTTTGCCCGGCTGAAACCTTGGGTTCGTCACACGCATTGGAAGGATTCGGTCGTGCGGCCGGAAGCGGTTTCTGATGCGGAAACCGACGCGGCCGCTCAAGCAGCCCATGCGTTGATGAGCGGACATCGGCATGCCGATTATGTGTTGTTCGGCGGCGGAGGGTTTCCCGCGCTCAACGCAATGCAATTATTACAATGGTCCGCGTACGACGGCTGGTATTCCTTGGAGTGGGAAAAGGCGTGGCATCCGGAGATCGAGGATCCCGAAATCGCTTTGCCGTTGTTCCCCGACAAGATCCGCCTCTTGGCATCGCAATGCCGCAGTTAA
- a CDS encoding trypsin-like peptidase domain-containing protein: MVTSQLLVMSALVLGATPRGVVYEFTASWCGPCQQMSPMVSRLERQGLPIKKIDVDKYRAFSAKYNVTSIPAFVLVIDGKEAQRIVGATNEAKLREMFAKIPREAAPSKTGAEVQLASSRSPAAPAGRGRVSPRSKKGRFRIPFLGKADDEPEIDISEATVRANIDEGDDAPAASQIATPMEASVRIRANNGTGINYGSGTIISSGNGRTMVLTCGHICRGMVKSGTMEIDVFSGKQRKTYVGKVVAYNEKADVGLLEFPSDENFPYTPVAPVGHGVKKGQAVASVGCGGGDDPTLQQHRVVSLNRYLGPDNIECTGEPIEGRSGGGLFDEHGAVVGVCFARDPQDHRGLYAGLKPIQQLLDRCQLSHLYQPKTTTESNAPVIVDNTEDNLGDEIVLNDEDEQERVYTAEDLEGAVAASEAAAMDELTSGVTDLDALQEALSKVGEAEVVCVVRPINNPRAASRVVILNRASDKFVKYLTNELESDPMYNTTSLRKNFSAKKKTTNPNSPPVAQPKRTTTAAKTPTAAKILRPYRRQRAK; encoded by the coding sequence GAGGTGTTGTTTACGAATTTACCGCCAGTTGGTGCGGTCCCTGCCAACAAATGAGTCCGATGGTTTCGCGATTGGAACGTCAGGGACTGCCGATCAAAAAGATCGACGTCGACAAGTATCGCGCCTTTTCGGCGAAATATAATGTCACCAGCATTCCAGCGTTTGTGTTGGTGATTGACGGCAAAGAAGCCCAACGGATTGTCGGGGCGACCAACGAAGCGAAACTGCGCGAGATGTTCGCCAAAATCCCTCGCGAAGCGGCGCCGTCTAAAACCGGTGCGGAGGTCCAACTCGCCAGCAGTCGCTCCCCAGCGGCGCCCGCCGGACGCGGCCGTGTCTCCCCCCGCTCCAAAAAGGGTCGATTCCGCATTCCCTTCCTAGGCAAAGCCGACGACGAACCGGAAATCGACATCAGCGAAGCCACGGTGCGTGCCAACATCGACGAGGGTGACGATGCCCCCGCCGCCTCACAGATCGCCACTCCGATGGAAGCCAGCGTTCGCATTCGTGCCAACAACGGTACCGGTATTAATTATGGATCCGGCACCATCATCTCCAGCGGCAACGGCCGCACCATGGTCCTCACCTGCGGACACATTTGTCGCGGCATGGTCAAAAGCGGCACGATGGAAATTGATGTTTTCTCCGGCAAACAACGCAAAACCTATGTCGGGAAAGTCGTCGCCTACAACGAAAAAGCGGACGTCGGATTGTTGGAGTTTCCGTCCGATGAGAACTTCCCCTACACTCCCGTCGCCCCCGTCGGGCACGGCGTTAAAAAAGGCCAAGCGGTTGCCAGCGTCGGTTGTGGCGGTGGCGATGACCCCACTTTGCAACAACACCGCGTCGTCTCGCTGAACCGTTATCTGGGACCGGACAACATCGAGTGCACCGGTGAGCCGATCGAAGGCCGTTCCGGTGGCGGATTGTTTGACGAACATGGCGCGGTGGTGGGCGTTTGCTTCGCTCGCGACCCTCAAGATCACCGCGGACTGTATGCCGGTCTCAAACCGATTCAACAACTGCTTGATCGTTGCCAGCTGTCGCACCTGTATCAACCCAAAACCACAACCGAGTCCAACGCACCGGTCATCGTCGACAACACCGAAGACAACCTTGGCGATGAAATCGTGCTCAACGACGAAGACGAACAAGAGCGCGTTTACACCGCTGAAGACCTGGAGGGTGCGGTTGCTGCTTCAGAGGCGGCGGCGATGGACGAATTGACCAGCGGCGTGACCGACCTCGACGCCCTGCAAGAGGCGCTCTCCAAAGTGGGCGAAGCCGAAGTGGTTTGCGTCGTACGTCCCATCAACAACCCCCGCGCCGCCAGCCGTGTGGTGATCCTCAACCGCGCCAGCGACAAGTTCGTGAAGTACCTGACCAACGAGTTGGAATCGGACCCCATGTACAACACAACGTCGCTGAGAAAGAACTTCTCCGCTAAGAAGAAAACCACCAACCCCAATTCGCCGCCGGTCGCACAGCCCAAGCGAACAACAACGGCAGCAAAAACCCCCACCGCAGCCAAAATCCTCCGCCCCTACCGCCGCCAACGCGCGAAATGA